From a single Bryobacter aggregatus MPL3 genomic region:
- a CDS encoding transposase, whose protein sequence is MDESGLTQKPHRCRTWAPRGQTPILFHHFNWKNLSLIAGLSRWNLHFEMFSETIKSPHIVIFLGKLLRVIPGKILIVWDGLAAHRSKFVQDFIASCDGRIQTLRLPAYAPELNPVEYIWAHLKQHELPNICAKDLWQLGEMARTKLKRMRRRKHLLVACWKQSSLCF, encoded by the coding sequence ATTGACGAAAGCGGACTAACGCAGAAGCCTCATCGATGCCGCACCTGGGCTCCGCGCGGCCAGACACCTATTCTGTTCCATCACTTCAACTGGAAGAACCTCTCGCTCATCGCAGGACTGAGCCGCTGGAATCTTCACTTTGAAATGTTCAGCGAAACGATCAAGAGTCCGCACATTGTGATCTTCCTCGGAAAACTACTTCGGGTCATCCCAGGCAAGATCCTGATCGTATGGGACGGACTGGCTGCTCATCGCAGCAAGTTCGTTCAGGATTTCATCGCAAGTTGTGATGGCCGCATCCAGACTCTTCGGCTTCCAGCTTACGCTCCCGAACTGAATCCCGTCGAATATATCTGGGCTCATCTCAAGCAGCACGAACTCCCGAATATCTGCGCCAAAGATCTCTGGCAACTCGGTGAAATGGCCAGAACTAAACTCAAGCGCATGCGCCGAAGAAAGCATCTACTCGTTGCTTGCTGGAAGCAGTCTTCTCTATGCTTCTGA
- a CDS encoding transposase — translation MSVSKYTEAQIIGAVKQVEAGRKAEEVGREMGVSKHTVYAGEWGQPDPFLRRFVKVARRSRRDSQDGFLSIPEDRWRAKLSPLRVQEEVDVADRNH, via the coding sequence ATGAGCGTATCGAAGTATACGGAAGCGCAGATCATTGGCGCGGTAAAGCAAGTAGAGGCGGGACGCAAGGCAGAAGAAGTAGGCCGGGAGATGGGCGTGAGCAAGCACACGGTGTATGCCGGGGAATGGGGACAGCCTGACCCGTTCCTTAGGAGATTTGTGAAAGTTGCGAGGCGAAGCCGTCGAGACTCTCAAGATGGGTTTCTGAGCATTCCGGAGGACCGTTGGCGAGCTAAATTGAGCCCGCTCCGAGTTCAGGAAGAGGTGGACGTGGCGGATAGAAATCACTAG
- a CDS encoding RHS repeat domain-containing protein: protein MNAIFSHLYWYDGRDHLVEVEQQDSTSYSGTKTQNRLFAYDSLGRLGSVTNPESGTESYTYWVDGQMKTKTNASGQVVNYAYDAARRLATKSYSGTLNTTYCYDGKLWNGSACTMPAGRTDAVKGMKTGSGGAWGSTNYAAVDALGRVSSLKQTVAGLAEQSLSYEYSASGAVKSIVYPSGRQVNVAYTGAGRPSQVSSAARTYLSGMSYGANGALVTETWNGSGAERVEEKRTYNPLGQMLTADFRKNAQEAGRFWKMTNQYPETKNVGNLTKQYVETGIDTFGVRYAYDGLYRLIGAAEDSSNETLLGTASCATVGGRWCVQYAYDQFGNGWTPSKSGLALGLAQASSNWYLQSSGVVNNRLKDVAYDYSGRQIQWKVGDTSSVAVYDPEGHMTEAKGDSVVTPGTEKIYGSYLYNGDGQRVKSVADGKTVWYVYGLDGGVAAEFATGSTNGNAGKTLYPVTDHLGSTRAWFDQTGTVTQRVDYEPFGGEIQRTGVAGYSGVGDPAQKFTGKERDQETGLDYFGARYLMAGQGRFGSPDPLMASASAADPQSWNRYSYVGNNPLKYIDPLGLFPAAPYSCDAIERTCLNDDQRRILENSSVKVGKETLSGEKLWSALGQQKNGEALQNAFINITDKLGSITLEGGGTALSQVSGLTEVKADRLYANVGQGLAGALAGSSAFTSVSAGDHEPYNAISYKNVADVRGNIQFSFNESRRGADIDIDLGNMASKNPMGPLIHIGEVLQNKITNTTTSQDAVRKILMANPSVMITPSPDPKWNRK, encoded by the coding sequence CATCTTTATTGGTATGACGGTCGCGACCATCTGGTGGAGGTGGAGCAGCAGGACTCGACAAGCTACAGCGGCACGAAGACTCAGAACCGTCTATTTGCTTATGATTCTCTCGGCCGGCTGGGCAGTGTCACGAATCCGGAAAGCGGAACGGAGAGTTACACCTACTGGGTGGATGGCCAGATGAAGACGAAGACCAACGCATCGGGGCAGGTGGTGAACTATGCCTACGATGCGGCGCGACGCCTGGCGACAAAGAGCTATAGCGGCACGCTGAACACGACGTATTGTTACGACGGCAAGCTCTGGAACGGATCGGCGTGTACGATGCCTGCGGGACGAACGGATGCGGTCAAGGGGATGAAGACCGGGAGCGGCGGCGCGTGGGGTTCGACGAACTATGCGGCGGTGGATGCGCTGGGACGTGTGAGCTCTCTGAAGCAGACCGTGGCTGGACTTGCCGAGCAGTCGCTGAGCTATGAGTACTCCGCCAGTGGCGCGGTGAAGAGCATTGTGTATCCGAGTGGCCGTCAGGTGAATGTTGCCTATACGGGCGCGGGGCGGCCATCGCAGGTGAGCAGTGCAGCCCGGACCTACCTGAGCGGCATGAGCTATGGAGCGAACGGAGCGCTGGTAACCGAGACCTGGAATGGAAGTGGCGCGGAGCGTGTGGAAGAGAAGCGTACCTACAATCCGCTGGGGCAGATGCTGACGGCCGATTTCCGGAAAAACGCGCAGGAAGCGGGTCGCTTCTGGAAGATGACGAACCAGTATCCGGAGACGAAGAATGTTGGGAATCTGACGAAGCAGTATGTGGAGACGGGGATCGACACTTTTGGCGTACGCTATGCGTATGACGGGTTGTATCGTCTGATTGGTGCTGCGGAAGATAGCAGCAACGAAACCCTACTGGGGACGGCGAGTTGCGCGACGGTGGGTGGGCGCTGGTGTGTGCAGTATGCCTACGATCAGTTCGGCAATGGCTGGACGCCTTCAAAGTCCGGGTTGGCGCTTGGGTTGGCGCAGGCGAGCTCGAATTGGTACCTGCAGAGCAGCGGGGTGGTGAACAACCGCTTGAAGGATGTTGCATATGACTATAGCGGTCGGCAGATCCAGTGGAAGGTCGGGGATACGAGTTCGGTTGCGGTCTATGATCCTGAGGGGCATATGACGGAGGCGAAGGGTGACTCTGTTGTGACGCCAGGGACGGAGAAGATCTACGGGAGCTATCTCTATAACGGAGATGGGCAGCGTGTGAAGTCTGTGGCGGATGGGAAGACGGTTTGGTATGTGTATGGGCTCGATGGAGGGGTGGCAGCGGAGTTTGCGACTGGCTCTACGAATGGGAATGCTGGCAAGACTTTGTATCCGGTGACGGATCATCTGGGGAGTACGCGGGCGTGGTTCGACCAGACGGGGACGGTGACACAGCGTGTGGATTATGAGCCTTTTGGAGGAGAGATCCAGCGGACTGGAGTTGCCGGGTACTCGGGAGTGGGCGATCCGGCGCAGAAGTTTACGGGCAAGGAACGGGATCAGGAGACGGGGCTCGATTACTTTGGAGCCAGGTACTTGATGGCTGGACAGGGGCGGTTTGGGAGTCCGGATCCGTTGATGGCCAGTGCTTCAGCGGCTGATCCGCAAAGCTGGAATCGATATTCATACGTGGGGAACAACCCCTTGAAGTACATCGATCCGCTGGGACTATTTCCTGCGGCTCCATACTCCTGCGATGCCATTGAGCGCACATGTTTGAACGATGACCAGCGCAGGATTCTGGAAAACTCGTCGGTGAAGGTCGGCAAGGAGACTCTTTCCGGTGAGAAGTTATGGAGTGCGCTCGGGCAGCAAAAGAATGGCGAAGCCCTCCAGAACGCTTTCATAAACATCACCGACAAGCTCGGCTCCATCACGCTTGAAGGTGGGGGAACGGCTCTCAGTCAAGTTTCCGGGCTTACGGAAGTGAAGGCCGACCGCCTGTATGCCAACGTGGGTCAAGGGTTGGCCGGGGCCTTGGCTGGATCGTCCGCCTTTACTTCGGTGAGTGCTGGCGATCATGAGCCATACAACGCCATCAGCTACAAGAACGTGGCGGATGTGCGGGGCAATATCCAGTTCTCCTTCAATGAAAGTAGGAGAGGTGCGGATATTGATATCGACCTTGGGAACATGGCGTCGAAGAACCCTATGGGGCCGCTGATCCACATCGGAGAGGTGCTTCAAAACAAGATCACCAACACGACCACCAGTCAGGACGCCGTTAGAAAGATTCTGATGGCGAACCCCAGCGTGATGATAACGCCCAGCCCCGATCCAAAGTGGAACCGGAAGTAG